A stretch of Cucumis sativus cultivar 9930 chromosome 2, Cucumber_9930_V3, whole genome shotgun sequence DNA encodes these proteins:
- the LOC101205678 gene encoding probable pre-mRNA-splicing factor ATP-dependent RNA helicase DEAH4 isoform X2, whose protein sequence is MGLMKRLIRMRNSHLKVLITSATLDGDKVSKFFFDCPVLTVPGKLHPVEILYSNERPKSYIESCLKTAIDIHTKEPEGDVLIFLTGQDDIEKLVSKLEEKVYSLEEGSCMDAIILPLHGSLPPELQVRVFSRPPPNCRRFIAATNIAETSLTVDGVVYVIDSGYVKQRQYNPSTGMYSLDVVQISKVQANQRAGRAGRTRPGKCYRMYTSMDYQEELLDVTVPEIQRSSLAGSVLYLKSLDLPDIDILRFDFLDPPTSESLEDALKQLYLIDAIDENGSITRIGKTMAELPLEPSLSRTLIEANEFGCISQALTVVAMLSAETTLLPGHRKSADKKRKNRSLNLPDGSGWGDHIQLLQIFELWDQKNYDVNWCKDHDLQVRGMLFVKDVRKQLCQIMQKIAKGSLDVWSFRNQRESQAEYWNLRKALCVGYANQLAERMIHHNGYRTLSFKPQVVQVHPSSVMKPDEEGKFADYVVYHELITTSRPYMRNICAVQVDWVMPILNKVKNLNVNKLSGSSADFTSGTIEGNVKNSLKKEDANTKLTLDGHENKILAARERFLARRGKK, encoded by the exons ATGGGGCTGATGAAACGTTTAATTAGAATGCGTAATTCCCACTTGAAGGTTCTTATCACTTCAGCAACCCTTGACGGGGACAAAGTATCAAAGTTCTTTTTTGATTGCCCTGTGTTGACAGTTCCTGGAAAGTTGCATCCTGTTGAGATATTGTATAGCAATGAACGTCCAAAGAGCTACATTGAATCATGTCTAAAAACGGCTATTG ATATACACACCAAAGAACCAGAAGGGGACGTTCTCATTTTCTTGACTGGACAG GATGATATAGAGAAGTTAGTATCAAAGTTGGAGGAAAAAGTTTATAGTCTGGAAGAAGGATCTTGCATGGATGCTATAATTCTTCCTCTTCACGGTTCATTGCCACCAGAACTGCAG GTGCGGGTATTCAGTCGTCCACCTCCAAATTGTAGGAGATTTATTGCAGCAACCAATATTGCTGAAACTTCTTTGACTGTTGATGGTGTTGT GTATGTCATTGATTCTGGTTATGTCAAGCAACGGCAATACAACCCATCAACTGGCATGTACTCCCTCGATGTTGTACAAATTAGCAA AGTGCAAGCAAATCAACGTGCTGGGCGAGCTGGAAGAACACGTCCAGGGAAGTGCTATAGGATGTACACTTCCATGGATTATCAAGAGGAGTTGTTGGATGTAACAGTTCCTGAGATACAACGATCTTCTCTTGCTGGTAGCGttctttatttgaaatcattgGACCTTCCAGATATTGATATTCTCagatttgattttcttgatCCACCAACTT CCGAATCTTTAGAAGATGCATTGAAGCAACTATATCTTATTGATGCTATTGATGAAAATGGATCGATTACTAGAATTGGGAAAACAATGGCTG AGCTTCCATTAGAACCTTCACTCTCACGAACCTTGATAGAGGCAAATGAGTTTGGCTGTATATCCCAGGCTTTGACTGTTGTTGCAATGTTATCTGCCGAAACGACCTTGCTTCCTGGTCACAG AAAGAGTGCTGATAAGAAGAGGAAGAACAGGTCCTTGAACCTTCCTGATGGCTCAGGATGGGGTGACCACATCCAGTTGCTACAGATCTTTGAGCTCTGGGatcaaaagaattatgatGTTAACTGGTGCAAAGACCATGATTTGCAG GTAAGAGGGATGTTGTTTGTCAAAGACGTACGGAAACAACTGTGTCAAATAATGCAGAAAATAGCCAAAG GATCATTGGACGTATGGTCATTCAGAAACCAAAGGGAGAGTCAAGCAGAATACTGGAACTTGAGGAAGGCTTTATGTGTAGGCTATGCCAATCAACTTGCAGAGAGAATGATTCATCACAATGGCTATCGAACTCTTAGTTTTAAGCCTCAAGTCGTTCAG GTGCATCCCTCGTCTGTTATGAAGCCAGATGAAGAGGGGAAATTTGCCGACTATGTTGTGTACCATGAGCTCATTACAACATCTCGACCTTATATGCGCAACATCTGTGCAGTACAGGTTGATTGGGTAATGCCGATATTAAACAAGGTTAAGAATCTAAATGTAAACAAATTAAG TGGTAGCAGTGCTGATTTTACGAGTGGGACAATAGAGGGCAACGTTAAGAACTCTCTAAAGAAAGAGGATGCTAACACTAAATTGACTCTTGATGgccatgaaaacaaaattctagCTGCTCGAGAACGGTTTCTTGCACGAAGAGGGAAGAAGTGA
- the LOC101205678 gene encoding probable pre-mRNA-splicing factor ATP-dependent RNA helicase DEAH4 isoform X1: protein MAQLPILQFEEKIIETVEQNQVVVIIGETGSGKSTQLSQMLHRRGYTKSGIIGVTQPRRVAAVSVARRVAEELGVHLGEEVGYAIRFEDRTSERTRIKYLTDGVLLRESLSDPELGQYSVIILDEAHERSLNTDTLMGLMKRLIRMRNSHLKVLITSATLDGDKVSKFFFDCPVLTVPGKLHPVEILYSNERPKSYIESCLKTAIDIHTKEPEGDVLIFLTGQDDIEKLVSKLEEKVYSLEEGSCMDAIILPLHGSLPPELQVRVFSRPPPNCRRFIAATNIAETSLTVDGVVYVIDSGYVKQRQYNPSTGMYSLDVVQISKVQANQRAGRAGRTRPGKCYRMYTSMDYQEELLDVTVPEIQRSSLAGSVLYLKSLDLPDIDILRFDFLDPPTSESLEDALKQLYLIDAIDENGSITRIGKTMAELPLEPSLSRTLIEANEFGCISQALTVVAMLSAETTLLPGHRKSADKKRKNRSLNLPDGSGWGDHIQLLQIFELWDQKNYDVNWCKDHDLQVRGMLFVKDVRKQLCQIMQKIAKGSLDVWSFRNQRESQAEYWNLRKALCVGYANQLAERMIHHNGYRTLSFKPQVVQVHPSSVMKPDEEGKFADYVVYHELITTSRPYMRNICAVQVDWVMPILNKVKNLNVNKLSGSSADFTSGTIEGNVKNSLKKEDANTKLTLDGHENKILAARERFLARRGKK, encoded by the exons ATGGCGCAGCTCCCAATTCTCCAATTCGAGGAGAAAATCATCGAGACAGTGGAGCAGAATCAAGTGGTTGTCATAATTGGAGAGACAGGCTCAGGGAAGAGTACTCAGCTCTCTCAAATGCTCCACCGCAGAGGATACACAAAGTCTGGTATTATCGGCGTTACTCAGCCTCGCCGAGTTGCCGCCGTTTCTGTTGCTCG ACGAGTTGCTGAGGAGCTGGGTGTTCATCTTGGTGAGGAAGTAGGATATGCCATTCGTTTTGAAGACAGAACCTCAGAAAGAACTCGAATCAA ATACCTCACTGATGGAGTCCTCCTCCGCGAAAGTCTTTCTGATCCTGAGCTTGGTCAATATTCAGTTATCATTTTGGATGAGGCTCACGAGAGAAGCTTAAATAC AGACACATTGATGGGGCTGATGAAACGTTTAATTAGAATGCGTAATTCCCACTTGAAGGTTCTTATCACTTCAGCAACCCTTGACGGGGACAAAGTATCAAAGTTCTTTTTTGATTGCCCTGTGTTGACAGTTCCTGGAAAGTTGCATCCTGTTGAGATATTGTATAGCAATGAACGTCCAAAGAGCTACATTGAATCATGTCTAAAAACGGCTATTG ATATACACACCAAAGAACCAGAAGGGGACGTTCTCATTTTCTTGACTGGACAG GATGATATAGAGAAGTTAGTATCAAAGTTGGAGGAAAAAGTTTATAGTCTGGAAGAAGGATCTTGCATGGATGCTATAATTCTTCCTCTTCACGGTTCATTGCCACCAGAACTGCAG GTGCGGGTATTCAGTCGTCCACCTCCAAATTGTAGGAGATTTATTGCAGCAACCAATATTGCTGAAACTTCTTTGACTGTTGATGGTGTTGT GTATGTCATTGATTCTGGTTATGTCAAGCAACGGCAATACAACCCATCAACTGGCATGTACTCCCTCGATGTTGTACAAATTAGCAA AGTGCAAGCAAATCAACGTGCTGGGCGAGCTGGAAGAACACGTCCAGGGAAGTGCTATAGGATGTACACTTCCATGGATTATCAAGAGGAGTTGTTGGATGTAACAGTTCCTGAGATACAACGATCTTCTCTTGCTGGTAGCGttctttatttgaaatcattgGACCTTCCAGATATTGATATTCTCagatttgattttcttgatCCACCAACTT CCGAATCTTTAGAAGATGCATTGAAGCAACTATATCTTATTGATGCTATTGATGAAAATGGATCGATTACTAGAATTGGGAAAACAATGGCTG AGCTTCCATTAGAACCTTCACTCTCACGAACCTTGATAGAGGCAAATGAGTTTGGCTGTATATCCCAGGCTTTGACTGTTGTTGCAATGTTATCTGCCGAAACGACCTTGCTTCCTGGTCACAG AAAGAGTGCTGATAAGAAGAGGAAGAACAGGTCCTTGAACCTTCCTGATGGCTCAGGATGGGGTGACCACATCCAGTTGCTACAGATCTTTGAGCTCTGGGatcaaaagaattatgatGTTAACTGGTGCAAAGACCATGATTTGCAG GTAAGAGGGATGTTGTTTGTCAAAGACGTACGGAAACAACTGTGTCAAATAATGCAGAAAATAGCCAAAG GATCATTGGACGTATGGTCATTCAGAAACCAAAGGGAGAGTCAAGCAGAATACTGGAACTTGAGGAAGGCTTTATGTGTAGGCTATGCCAATCAACTTGCAGAGAGAATGATTCATCACAATGGCTATCGAACTCTTAGTTTTAAGCCTCAAGTCGTTCAG GTGCATCCCTCGTCTGTTATGAAGCCAGATGAAGAGGGGAAATTTGCCGACTATGTTGTGTACCATGAGCTCATTACAACATCTCGACCTTATATGCGCAACATCTGTGCAGTACAGGTTGATTGGGTAATGCCGATATTAAACAAGGTTAAGAATCTAAATGTAAACAAATTAAG TGGTAGCAGTGCTGATTTTACGAGTGGGACAATAGAGGGCAACGTTAAGAACTCTCTAAAGAAAGAGGATGCTAACACTAAATTGACTCTTGATGgccatgaaaacaaaattctagCTGCTCGAGAACGGTTTCTTGCACGAAGAGGGAAGAAGTGA